One window from the genome of Thermococcus siculi encodes:
- a CDS encoding Eco57I restriction-modification methylase domain-containing protein — protein MAMVKDKAEKIRAILEGLEKGIKTDEAVRTFREIFTRFWGFGYEDEDIEMDYLDGFVEENTGVLRVIAITKPEEGAEFFVIYGETWSDTVKYRQRLIKKLLEFTGSVGMDFANFILILDVKKSPRGPRKFWKLIVPVYQRQLESTKLNIYTIDPEDKRLRTLAWNLARVAEEIEKKKKVPPASEIRALINEHMLVQPLTEQFFEDYKRYYLKLKDWIKTNYGEMLRTACPGNYLSTVDESVTVPRDKAEEIFVERAAKTFAHTFFNRLMFVYFLQKKGWIVDKAALRKELQEKVDVKNFVRWLLEQHEEYGGNFYGGYLRALFLHAMNTPRRDWARLKTPEIKEALSKIPSPTVRDVFLYGVPYFNGGLFSPIKMEGVNLDEIVTEIDDSLLRRIIVDFFDGYNFTVTEETPYEVEVAVDPAMLGKIYESLIAEEEKAGEEEERRASGIFYTPRAEVDFMCRMAVYQYLRRNTGSGEELVREFVFTPAHEWKPGKLSWGEIEELEKALNEVKIVDPAAGSGAFLVGMYHLLIELHEKLTEDSKATYKKKLEIIRDNIYGVDIKEWAIRVAKLRLWLALIEEEERIPNEPILPNLETKLTVGDSLAPPHFVLKVGGGRKVIEIPLAKFREGLKLLGARRGASEAIVAYKGLVRKYYMGEKIEGKPVTLRDIEKAKWGVLQEFLEMALQEELKAKEKKEIRLLLEAVKKEDFSALEKPPFIWELDFPDVMLEKKGFDIVIANPPYVRQEKIYPEYYDLAEFQMLPKKEQERLKKDYKNKIKTHMETIIKEKFKGEMKLPGRSDLYSYFFIQSVNLLNPKGSLVFITSNSWLDVDFGKALQEFFLRFTHLRAVIDYTRRSFEQADVNTVITVLTRKPKELFNTVGGECVNFILLKMGFEGVDSKVAAKLLECYAGKVKGVEVFGGVVHSYEDDEARIRSVKAVELAKMGGFEVGKRNPLLGTYNIFGEYSGMKWGGILIRAPRIFYVILDKGKDKLVKLGEIAEVRFGIKTGANEFFYLEPIKNPTEWPVCPLCGRVHKPGEGLVAVRNRAGWEGYIEEEFLRPVVKSPQEIKTYVIRPEDLNLRVFLCNLSKEELKRAGKVHALEYIEWGEGKGYQDKPTCRARNPWWALGERKIGNLASMMSYNTRFPFWLNDVALCDARLYDIYKKNNVPSALLAGVLNTTLTPMIIELTGRANLGEGALDFKVYETAEIFVPDPTSLSQTQIQRLLQAFEQMANRTIKSIFEELGLPKPNRDLSNINPEDVSLDKVLPDRRELDRVIFEALGLTEEEQLEVYRAVVELVKARLVKAKTFSGKKKKG, from the coding sequence ATGGCTATGGTTAAGGACAAAGCCGAGAAAATCAGGGCTATTCTTGAGGGGCTTGAAAAGGGGATTAAAACTGACGAAGCCGTTAGAACCTTCCGCGAGATTTTTACTAGGTTCTGGGGATTTGGCTATGAAGATGAGGACATAGAGATGGATTACCTTGATGGCTTTGTTGAAGAAAACACTGGAGTTCTAAGGGTTATTGCCATCACTAAACCTGAAGAGGGTGCCGAATTCTTTGTGATATACGGCGAGACCTGGAGCGACACCGTGAAATACAGACAGAGGTTGATAAAGAAGCTCTTGGAGTTCACAGGTTCCGTTGGGATGGACTTTGCAAATTTCATTCTCATTCTCGACGTTAAGAAATCGCCCAGAGGCCCCCGCAAGTTTTGGAAGCTCATCGTACCCGTCTATCAGAGACAGTTGGAGAGCACGAAGCTTAATATCTACACAATTGATCCTGAGGATAAGAGATTGAGAACCCTTGCTTGGAACCTTGCCAGGGTTGCTGAAGAAATTGAGAAGAAAAAGAAAGTACCTCCCGCAAGTGAGATTAGGGCCCTGATAAATGAACACATGCTAGTACAGCCTTTAACCGAGCAGTTTTTTGAGGACTACAAGAGGTATTACCTGAAGCTCAAGGACTGGATAAAGACCAATTATGGGGAGATGCTTAGAACTGCCTGTCCGGGGAATTACCTCTCGACCGTGGATGAGTCCGTAACGGTTCCAAGGGACAAGGCTGAGGAGATTTTTGTTGAGAGAGCCGCCAAGACATTCGCTCACACCTTCTTCAACAGGCTTATGTTCGTCTACTTCCTCCAGAAGAAGGGGTGGATAGTCGATAAAGCCGCCCTCAGAAAGGAGCTCCAGGAAAAAGTTGACGTTAAGAACTTCGTCAGGTGGCTTCTGGAGCAGCACGAGGAGTATGGGGGCAACTTTTACGGTGGTTACCTGAGGGCTCTGTTCCTCCACGCGATGAACACTCCAAGAAGAGACTGGGCCAGGCTTAAAACCCCTGAAATCAAGGAGGCCCTCTCTAAAATACCGTCCCCCACAGTTAGGGACGTCTTCCTCTACGGTGTCCCCTACTTCAACGGCGGTCTCTTCAGCCCAATTAAGATGGAGGGCGTGAACCTAGACGAGATAGTTACAGAGATTGACGACAGCCTGCTCAGGAGGATAATAGTTGACTTCTTTGATGGATACAACTTCACCGTCACCGAAGAGACTCCTTATGAGGTTGAGGTGGCCGTTGACCCGGCCATGCTCGGTAAGATATACGAGTCCCTCATTGCGGAGGAGGAAAAGGCCGGTGAGGAAGAGGAGAGAAGAGCCTCAGGGATATTCTACACCCCGCGGGCAGAGGTTGACTTCATGTGCAGGATGGCCGTTTACCAGTACCTCCGCAGGAACACGGGGAGTGGGGAGGAACTCGTGAGGGAGTTCGTTTTTACGCCCGCTCACGAGTGGAAACCAGGGAAGCTGTCGTGGGGAGAGATTGAGGAGCTTGAAAAAGCCCTCAACGAGGTTAAGATAGTTGACCCCGCAGCCGGAAGCGGTGCCTTCCTCGTTGGCATGTATCACCTTCTCATCGAGCTCCACGAGAAGCTGACGGAGGACAGTAAGGCAACCTACAAGAAAAAGCTTGAGATAATACGAGACAACATCTACGGCGTTGACATCAAGGAGTGGGCGATAAGGGTCGCGAAGCTTAGGCTCTGGCTGGCCCTCATCGAGGAAGAGGAGAGAATCCCCAACGAGCCGATACTGCCCAACCTTGAGACGAAGCTGACGGTTGGAGACTCTTTGGCGCCTCCCCACTTCGTTCTGAAGGTCGGTGGAGGGAGGAAGGTCATTGAGATACCCCTCGCCAAGTTCCGTGAGGGCCTCAAGCTTCTTGGTGCAAGGAGGGGCGCCAGCGAGGCCATAGTGGCCTACAAGGGGCTCGTGAGGAAGTACTACATGGGCGAGAAGATAGAGGGCAAGCCCGTAACGCTCAGGGACATAGAGAAAGCCAAGTGGGGAGTCCTCCAGGAGTTCCTTGAGATGGCCCTTCAGGAGGAGCTGAAAGCGAAAGAGAAGAAGGAAATCAGGCTACTCCTTGAGGCGGTGAAGAAGGAGGACTTCTCCGCCCTCGAGAAGCCCCCGTTCATCTGGGAGCTCGACTTCCCCGATGTGATGCTCGAAAAGAAGGGCTTCGATATCGTGATAGCGAACCCACCGTATGTGCGGCAGGAGAAGATCTACCCGGAGTACTACGATTTAGCGGAGTTCCAGATGCTCCCGAAGAAGGAGCAGGAGAGGCTGAAGAAGGACTACAAGAACAAGATAAAGACCCACATGGAAACCATAATAAAGGAGAAGTTCAAGGGTGAGATGAAGCTCCCCGGCAGGAGCGACCTCTACTCGTACTTCTTCATCCAGTCGGTCAACCTGCTGAACCCGAAGGGATCGCTGGTATTCATTACATCAAACTCGTGGCTGGATGTGGACTTCGGAAAGGCCCTGCAGGAGTTCTTCCTCCGCTTCACCCACCTGAGGGCGGTGATTGACTACACGAGGAGGAGCTTCGAGCAGGCAGATGTGAACACCGTGATAACTGTCCTCACTAGAAAGCCCAAGGAGCTCTTCAACACTGTGGGGGGAGAGTGCGTCAACTTCATCCTGCTGAAGATGGGCTTTGAGGGAGTTGACTCCAAAGTTGCGGCGAAGCTGCTCGAATGCTACGCCGGAAAGGTGAAGGGTGTCGAGGTCTTCGGAGGGGTTGTCCACAGCTACGAGGACGATGAGGCGAGGATAAGGAGCGTCAAAGCGGTGGAGCTCGCCAAAATGGGGGGCTTCGAGGTCGGGAAGAGGAACCCACTTCTGGGAACCTACAACATCTTCGGTGAATACAGCGGGATGAAGTGGGGCGGGATACTCATAAGGGCGCCGAGGATATTCTACGTGATCCTCGACAAGGGGAAGGACAAGCTGGTGAAGCTTGGGGAGATTGCAGAGGTCAGGTTTGGCATCAAAACTGGGGCCAACGAGTTCTTCTATCTGGAGCCGATAAAGAACCCGACAGAGTGGCCCGTCTGTCCCCTGTGTGGAAGGGTTCACAAGCCGGGAGAGGGCCTGGTGGCGGTGAGGAACAGAGCCGGTTGGGAGGGGTACATTGAAGAGGAGTTTTTGAGGCCTGTTGTTAAGAGTCCACAAGAGATAAAGACCTATGTGATTAGACCCGAAGATCTGAATCTTCGTGTGTTCCTATGCAACCTCTCAAAGGAAGAGCTAAAGAGAGCTGGCAAGGTTCACGCCTTAGAGTACATCGAGTGGGGAGAAGGCAAGGGGTATCAAGATAAGCCTACATGTAGAGCGAGAAATCCTTGGTGGGCATTAGGAGAAAGAAAAATAGGAAATCTGGCTTCTATGATGAGCTACAATACAAGATTCCCATTTTGGTTGAATGACGTTGCTTTATGTGATGCTCGTTTGTATGACATCTACAAAAAGAACAATGTTCCCTCAGCACTCCTAGCTGGTGTTTTAAATACTACTTTAACTCCCATGATAATTGAACTTACGGGAAGAGCTAACCTAGGAGAAGGAGCATTGGATTTCAAAGTTTATGAAACTGCTGAGATTTTTGTCCCCGATCCAACTAGTTTGTCTCAGACTCAGATCCAACGTCTCCTCCAAGCCTTCGAACAAATGGCCAACCGCACAATCAAATCCATCTTCGAGGAGCTCGGCCTCCCGAAGCCCAACCGCGACCTGAGCAACATCAACCCTGAGGACGTCTCCCTCGATAAGGTTCTACCCGACAGGCGCGAGCTTGACAGGGTGATCTTCGAGGCGCTCGGCTTGACCGAGGAGGAGCAGCTTGAGGTTTACAGGGCCGTCGTGGAGCTCGTGAAGGCGAGGCTGGTGAAGGCGAAGACGTTTTCAGGGAAGAAAAAGAAGGGGTGA
- a CDS encoding EVE domain-containing protein — MTHWLCITNRGNWEVVKKKNVWGVAKRHKNTIAKVKPGDKLVFYVKQERKNKEVLEPKIVGIFEVVSEPYTDLTKIFKSPPHLNETYPLRVKIKPVKLGELDFKSLIPKLKFITNKKKWSGHLMGKAMREIPEEDYKLIESLL; from the coding sequence ATGACCCACTGGCTCTGCATAACCAACCGAGGCAACTGGGAGGTTGTTAAGAAGAAGAACGTCTGGGGCGTTGCCAAAAGGCACAAAAACACCATTGCCAAAGTCAAGCCCGGTGACAAGCTCGTCTTTTACGTCAAGCAGGAGCGGAAGAATAAAGAAGTCCTCGAACCTAAGATCGTTGGCATCTTTGAGGTCGTTAGCGAGCCTTACACCGACTTAACAAAGATATTCAAGAGCCCTCCACATTTGAACGAGACTTACCCACTGAGGGTGAAGATCAAACCGGTCAAGCTCGGAGAGCTCGACTTTAAGTCGCTCATTCCAAAGCTGAAGTTCATCACGAACAAGAAGAAGTGGAGCGGCCACTTGATGGGCAAGGCGATGAGGGAAATTCCCGAGGAGGATTACAAGCTTATTGAAAGCCTTCTTTGA
- the taw3 gene encoding tRNA(Phe) 7-((3-amino-3-carboxypropyl)-4-demethylwyosine(37)-N(4))-methyltransferase Taw3 — MKAKREALVSLFTAMKDGKVDEDIIDLLLLINSIKGIYTTSSCSGRIGIIEEPALGAKPLSRWLIKVHRPVEFEEAREALRNAREGLIFLKSQPPIFHIVAEDLERAKKLHELGLASGFKYTTFKVVSKRHLVEINATEYLTAPLGRDGRVLVDDEYLRFAVGVGNDMLKRSKGRLPRLEASFRKLKKELGEDELFYELAEEHGIGENWKLP, encoded by the coding sequence ATGAAAGCCAAGCGCGAGGCGTTGGTAAGCCTCTTCACGGCGATGAAAGATGGAAAAGTCGATGAAGATATCATAGACCTTCTCCTGTTAATCAACTCGATCAAAGGAATATACACGACCTCCTCCTGCTCCGGCAGGATAGGCATCATAGAGGAGCCTGCATTGGGAGCCAAACCCCTCTCCCGCTGGCTGATAAAGGTTCACAGGCCGGTTGAGTTCGAGGAGGCAAGGGAAGCGCTCCGGAACGCACGCGAGGGCCTCATCTTCCTCAAGAGTCAGCCGCCGATATTCCACATCGTCGCCGAGGATCTCGAAAGGGCCAAAAAGCTCCACGAACTCGGCCTCGCCTCCGGCTTCAAGTACACGACCTTCAAGGTCGTCTCAAAGAGGCACCTCGTCGAGATAAACGCCACGGAGTACCTCACCGCTCCCCTCGGCAGGGACGGAAGGGTTCTCGTCGATGACGAATACCTGCGCTTTGCCGTTGGGGTGGGCAACGACATGCTGAAGCGCTCGAAGGGCAGGCTACCGCGCCTTGAGGCGAGCTTCAGGAAGCTGAAGAAAGAGCTTGGTGAGGATGAGCTGTTCTACGAGCTTGCCGAGGAGCATGGAATCGGAGAAAACTGGAAGCTCCCCTAG
- a CDS encoding lipoate--protein ligase family protein: MRFIPLIVARPEVQMAIDEAIMRARIEGKVPDTVRLYAFSPSSVTIGRFQSVVHDVNLEEARRLGIPVVRRITGGGSVFHDEYGEITYSVIAGEDLHPALRNVEESYRYLAGPLVDALKELGLDAGFSGLNDIVANGKKISGSAQTRRKGVILQHGTFMYSTRVEILGKVLRVSKEKLKDKGVSSIWERVTTLEREGIKLSRWEAYELLKNSFANAFLLEEGGLTDYELELAEKLVEEKYGNPEWNEMR, from the coding sequence ATGCGCTTCATCCCGCTCATAGTTGCCAGGCCAGAGGTCCAGATGGCGATAGACGAGGCCATAATGAGGGCGAGGATAGAGGGTAAAGTTCCGGACACGGTTCGGCTGTACGCCTTCTCGCCCAGTTCCGTGACAATCGGCAGATTCCAGAGCGTAGTCCACGACGTTAACCTTGAGGAAGCCAGGAGGCTCGGCATTCCAGTCGTCAGGAGAATAACCGGCGGAGGGAGCGTCTTCCACGATGAATACGGCGAGATAACTTACTCGGTCATAGCCGGTGAGGACCTCCACCCGGCCTTGAGGAACGTGGAGGAGAGCTACCGCTATCTTGCAGGCCCCCTCGTGGATGCGCTCAAGGAGCTGGGCCTAGATGCAGGCTTCTCCGGTTTAAACGACATAGTTGCCAACGGGAAGAAGATAAGCGGCTCCGCACAGACGAGAAGGAAGGGGGTAATCCTCCAGCACGGGACCTTCATGTACTCAACGAGGGTGGAGATCCTTGGGAAGGTTCTCAGGGTTTCAAAGGAGAAGCTGAAGGACAAAGGCGTCTCTTCTATATGGGAGCGCGTCACAACTCTGGAGCGCGAGGGGATAAAGCTCAGCCGCTGGGAGGCCTACGAGCTCCTGAAAAACAGCTTTGCCAATGCATTCCTCTTGGAGGAGGGGGGGCTGACGGATTACGAGCTTGAGCTGGCCGAAAAGCTGGTAGAGGAGAAATACGGAAATCCGGAGTGGAACGAGATGCGCTAG
- a CDS encoding signal peptidase I, translated as MEDGWKKDLAWVLIAVVVVFFFQFGLKVALHTDSPLVIVVSGSMEPVFYRGDVVLLKGINEDNIDDIHVNDVIVYKRPGYKYPIIHRVREISEVELDGKTEKCFLTWGDNNWAPDPEYPTPYGMLPCVPAYAVEDKALLVFPKIGLIPLEIRERLGLG; from the coding sequence ATGGAAGACGGGTGGAAGAAGGATCTAGCGTGGGTGCTGATAGCGGTAGTGGTGGTCTTCTTTTTCCAGTTCGGCCTCAAGGTGGCACTGCACACTGATTCTCCCCTCGTCATAGTCGTCAGCGGCTCGATGGAGCCCGTCTTCTACCGTGGCGACGTTGTTTTGCTCAAGGGAATAAACGAGGATAACATCGATGACATCCACGTTAACGACGTCATCGTCTACAAGCGGCCCGGGTACAAATACCCCATCATCCATCGCGTCAGGGAGATAAGCGAGGTCGAGCTTGACGGCAAGACCGAGAAGTGCTTCCTGACCTGGGGCGACAACAACTGGGCCCCGGATCCTGAATACCCGACCCCCTATGGCATGCTCCCCTGCGTTCCAGCCTACGCCGTCGAGGACAAGGCCCTGCTGGTCTTCCCAAAGATAGGCCTCATCCCCCTGGAGATAAGGGAGCGGCTCGGGCTGGGATGA
- a CDS encoding DUF531 domain-containing protein gives MLTMALYNTYDPKRLHEAHLRAIARAGPIAYAYGFHLALVGFPLVGKPLDVAEEISSHTTIGEGGKYLLELAQKNRFHLLDFPKKGFPPQFGIPVATTRKPSGGKEITPLELAERTLGGESFLLLIGLGRHGLPKEIFKTARYHMDITGKRVSLETCTAIGAIPARISTLMEALKWKTGGRRI, from the coding sequence ATGCTGACGATGGCGCTCTACAACACCTACGACCCCAAGAGGCTCCACGAGGCCCATCTGAGGGCCATAGCGAGGGCCGGCCCCATAGCCTACGCCTACGGCTTTCATCTGGCGCTGGTGGGCTTCCCGCTGGTGGGTAAACCCCTCGACGTGGCGGAGGAGATAAGCTCCCACACGACGATAGGGGAGGGGGGTAAATACCTCCTGGAACTTGCTCAGAAAAACCGCTTCCACCTCTTAGACTTCCCGAAGAAGGGCTTTCCACCACAGTTCGGCATTCCAGTTGCGACGACCCGAAAACCGAGCGGGGGGAAGGAGATAACGCCCCTGGAGCTGGCAGAGAGGACCCTTGGGGGAGAGAGCTTCCTCCTCCTAATAGGTCTCGGCAGGCACGGACTTCCAAAGGAAATCTTTAAGACGGCCCGTTACCACATGGACATAACCGGAAAGAGGGTGAGCCTTGAAACGTGCACCGCCATCGGTGCGATCCCTGCGAGAATAAGCACACTCATGGAGGCGCTGAAATGGAAGACGGGTGGAAGAAGGATCTAG
- a CDS encoding dipeptidase yields MIFDAHSDLPTLVYDERKSGKNAVLEGNFERFFNGWISSRVMAIWTRPERRKDATTYGLEAFNTLLKDVTESEHFEIVTSVGDMKAAIKNGRVALWLGLEGGEPIGESLDLLEVFHRLGLRVLTLTWSLRNAIGDGVFERTGGGLTNFGVEVVGKAEELGILIDLSHINEAGFWDTLDVTAFPVIASHSNARKLCDNRRNLTDEQILAIAERDGVIGAVAIPSFVDSKRPTLEKYVEHIEYMVELAGYRHVGLGFDFVYYLPGWSGRSVEGFEYESKIPDLIEALKERFSEREVEAITFKNFERVFERVVG; encoded by the coding sequence ATGATATTCGACGCCCACTCCGACCTTCCCACTCTGGTGTACGACGAGAGGAAGAGCGGGAAGAACGCGGTTCTGGAGGGGAACTTCGAGCGCTTCTTCAACGGCTGGATTTCATCCCGGGTCATGGCGATATGGACGAGGCCGGAGCGGAGAAAGGACGCCACTACCTACGGACTGGAGGCATTTAACACCCTTCTGAAGGACGTCACTGAAAGCGAGCACTTTGAGATAGTCACAAGCGTCGGGGACATGAAGGCGGCCATCAAAAACGGAAGGGTCGCTCTCTGGCTCGGCCTCGAGGGCGGTGAGCCAATAGGGGAGAGCCTCGATCTCCTGGAGGTCTTCCACAGGCTTGGATTGAGGGTTCTAACCCTGACGTGGAGCCTCAGGAACGCGATAGGGGACGGCGTCTTCGAGAGAACCGGAGGCGGACTTACCAACTTCGGCGTCGAGGTGGTTGGAAAGGCAGAGGAACTGGGGATTCTGATAGACCTCAGCCACATCAACGAGGCCGGCTTCTGGGATACCCTCGACGTTACAGCTTTTCCGGTTATAGCCTCGCACTCCAACGCAAGGAAGCTCTGCGACAACAGGAGAAACCTGACTGACGAACAGATACTCGCGATAGCCGAGCGCGACGGGGTCATAGGGGCTGTGGCCATACCGAGCTTCGTGGACAGCAAGAGGCCGACCCTTGAAAAATACGTGGAGCACATCGAGTACATGGTCGAGCTTGCCGGATACAGGCACGTCGGCCTCGGCTTCGACTTCGTCTACTACCTCCCAGGCTGGAGCGGGAGGAGCGTTGAGGGCTTCGAGTATGAGTCGAAGATTCCGGACCTCATCGAGGCCCTGAAAGAGAGGTTCAGCGAGAGGGAAGTCGAGGCGATAACCTTCAAGAACTTCGAGCGCGTTTTTGAGAGGGTCGTGGGTTAG
- a CDS encoding antitoxin family protein, producing MGTKIVAVYENGVLRPKKKLELPAGTEVELIVRPSLKGLIKLFEGVEAKEDVESALKGNRERKLWE from the coding sequence ATGGGGACAAAGATAGTAGCCGTCTACGAGAACGGAGTTCTGAGGCCCAAGAAGAAACTGGAGCTTCCTGCAGGTACTGAGGTCGAGCTTATAGTCAGACCCTCCCTGAAAGGACTCATAAAACTCTTTGAGGGTGTGGAGGCCAAGGAAGACGTGGAGAGCGCCCTCAAAGGGAACAGGGAGAGGAAACTATGGGAGTAG
- a CDS encoding type II toxin-antitoxin system VapC family toxin, with translation MGVVLDSSVVLKALIAPPRNLKEDVLKRELETHRKCRLVLERIEERGIETHAPAVIIVEVAGVIRRITGDEYRASLAGDTLENSFILHYDSEILEKAREVATITGASGFDAYFIATARLLNLPLITDDKGMHLRARELGVDSLLVRESTPEMIENLLR, from the coding sequence ATGGGAGTAGTTCTGGACTCATCGGTCGTCCTTAAGGCACTCATAGCCCCTCCCAGAAACCTCAAGGAAGATGTGCTTAAACGAGAACTTGAAACCCACAGGAAGTGCCGGCTCGTGCTGGAGAGGATAGAAGAGAGAGGAATTGAAACCCACGCCCCGGCGGTAATTATCGTTGAGGTGGCTGGAGTCATCAGAAGGATCACCGGAGACGAGTACAGGGCATCTCTTGCCGGCGATACCCTTGAAAATAGCTTCATTCTCCACTATGACTCCGAGATACTGGAAAAAGCCAGAGAGGTCGCCACCATTACTGGAGCGTCTGGATTTGATGCGTACTTTATAGCCACGGCCCGGCTTCTGAACCTCCCCTTAATAACCGACGATAAGGGAATGCACCTCCGAGCCAGAGAGCTGGGCGTGGATTCCCTACTCGTCAGGGAGAGCACACCGGAGATGATAGAAAACCTGCTCAGGTGA
- a CDS encoding class I SAM-dependent methyltransferase produces the protein MEELYFLTAREARRLLLSKGAVRLNLDLRKTNRTFEITREDDAVIFPDGTRVERDVVERIARDESSVYFVKNGGVYKAAIAGEDGFYKLVPTIPPTIEINGIRMHRTKEVNPLQDTRNKVNAVKPREGETVLDTCMGLGYTAIEASKRGAYVITIEKDPNVLELARINPWSRELFTGGKVQVIQGDAFEVVKKFKPESFDVVIHDPPRFSLAGQLYSEEFYRELFRVLRPGGRLFHYVGNPGKKYRKKDLQKGVMERLRRAGFTGVRRVEEALGVVARKPEKGIKT, from the coding sequence ATGGAGGAACTCTACTTTCTAACCGCCAGGGAGGCAAGGAGGCTGCTTCTTTCAAAAGGTGCCGTGAGGCTGAACCTCGACCTCCGGAAGACCAACAGGACGTTCGAGATAACTAGAGAGGACGATGCGGTCATCTTTCCAGACGGAACGCGCGTTGAGAGGGACGTCGTTGAGAGGATAGCAAGGGACGAATCGAGCGTTTACTTCGTCAAAAACGGCGGCGTCTACAAGGCGGCGATAGCGGGTGAAGACGGCTTTTACAAGCTCGTGCCGACGATACCGCCCACCATAGAGATAAACGGCATCAGAATGCACAGAACCAAGGAAGTTAACCCCCTCCAGGACACAAGGAACAAGGTCAACGCGGTAAAGCCCAGAGAAGGAGAAACCGTTCTCGACACCTGTATGGGGCTGGGGTACACTGCCATTGAGGCCTCGAAGAGGGGCGCCTACGTTATAACCATCGAGAAGGACCCCAACGTGCTGGAGCTGGCGAGGATAAACCCCTGGAGCAGGGAGCTGTTCACGGGCGGGAAGGTTCAGGTTATCCAGGGCGACGCCTTCGAGGTCGTTAAGAAGTTCAAACCGGAGAGCTTTGACGTTGTTATCCACGACCCGCCGCGCTTCTCACTCGCCGGGCAACTCTACTCCGAGGAGTTCTACCGAGAGCTGTTTAGAGTTCTAAGGCCCGGTGGAAGGCTCTTCCACTACGTGGGAAACCCTGGAAAGAAATACCGGAAGAAAGATCTCCAGAAGGGAGTTATGGAAAGGCTCAGAAGGGCAGGCTTCACCGGCGTCAGAAGGGTCGAAGAGGCGCTTGGAGTCGTGGCGAGGAAACCTGAAAAGGGAATAAAAACCTAA
- a CDS encoding metal-dependent hydrolase, whose amino-acid sequence MRGFTHYISGLAAATFFAALVGDLRLGILIPVIAAAAAYFPDFVDFKFGKFFARRDYEIDPAPWDEKKHYAPKLVKVSELSDANRYQFFALKGRVKEILARGSGKVSYKVLKDGKEETVTEEYNSIVFTLDDGTGEITVEAFGDDYRFFEEEFGSIAEGKELLVFGYVDVGEDGTIKFVVSDAPHPQGIADTIKRAIEEAYREGERIVKIHNIRLPGDVYRRFTVHLDPPKREVRVEMGPIVTPGGVAIGGDVPEYRKYGIAKVDVPFIKTYPKPTRIDSFSGPEIAFRRAEFRGKMVVKDRFLPWHHGFSHSMTMGIIIGIVVFAFFKLIGYEHAGALALASMVGQWLHVFEDQLGFMGSNLFPPLTKDVIPGFKLGESGSGLTNFSTAWLMIALMIWNFNRFTDPRPIPISDAKLLLYLIWPSIIGFGIAIIRSFRLRREINQLMDYYTNLDAFEEMEEVGGI is encoded by the coding sequence ATGAGGGGCTTCACCCACTACATTTCCGGTCTCGCGGCTGCGACGTTCTTCGCGGCGCTCGTTGGAGACCTCAGGCTGGGCATACTTATTCCGGTCATAGCGGCTGCCGCCGCCTACTTCCCGGACTTCGTTGACTTCAAGTTCGGCAAGTTCTTCGCCAGGAGAGACTACGAGATCGACCCCGCCCCCTGGGACGAGAAGAAGCACTACGCACCGAAGCTCGTCAAGGTATCCGAACTGAGCGACGCCAACAGGTACCAGTTCTTCGCCCTCAAGGGGAGGGTGAAGGAGATACTGGCCAGGGGCTCCGGAAAGGTTTCCTACAAGGTGCTGAAGGACGGAAAGGAGGAGACGGTAACGGAGGAGTACAACAGCATAGTCTTTACCCTCGACGATGGGACGGGAGAGATAACGGTTGAGGCCTTCGGAGACGACTACAGGTTCTTCGAGGAGGAGTTTGGATCAATAGCGGAGGGCAAAGAACTCCTCGTCTTCGGCTACGTTGACGTCGGGGAGGACGGAACCATCAAATTCGTCGTCAGCGACGCGCCCCACCCCCAGGGGATAGCCGACACGATAAAGAGGGCCATCGAGGAGGCCTACCGCGAGGGCGAGAGAATAGTCAAGATACACAACATCCGCCTCCCCGGAGACGTCTACAGGCGCTTCACGGTTCACCTTGACCCCCCGAAGAGGGAAGTCCGCGTCGAGATGGGACCGATAGTTACCCCCGGTGGAGTTGCCATAGGCGGCGACGTTCCGGAGTACAGGAAGTACGGGATAGCCAAGGTGGACGTTCCCTTCATCAAGACCTACCCGAAGCCTACCAGGATAGACTCCTTCTCCGGCCCGGAGATAGCCTTCAGGAGGGCGGAGTTCAGGGGTAAAATGGTCGTCAAGGACCGCTTCCTCCCCTGGCACCACGGCTTCAGTCACTCGATGACAATGGGCATCATCATCGGCATCGTCGTCTTCGCGTTCTTCAAGCTCATAGGCTACGAGCACGCCGGGGCGCTGGCGCTGGCCTCGATGGTTGGCCAGTGGCTCCACGTCTTCGAGGACCAGCTGGGCTTCATGGGCAGCAACCTCTTCCCGCCGCTTACCAAGGACGTCATTCCGGGCTTCAAGCTCGGTGAGAGCGGCAGCGGACTCACCAACTTCTCGACGGCCTGGCTGATGATAGCACTGATGATATGGAACTTCAACCGCTTCACCGATCCGAGGCCGATACCGATAAGCGACGCGAAGCTCCTCCTTTACCTAATCTGGCCGTCAATAATAGGCTTCGGAATAGCGATAATCAGGAGCTTCAGGCTGAGAAGAGAAATTAACCAGCTCATGGACTACTACACCAACCTGGACGCCTTCGAGGAAATGGAGGAAGTCGGTGGGATTTAA